In one Bacillota bacterium genomic region, the following are encoded:
- the panB gene encoding 3-methyl-2-oxobutanoate hydroxymethyltransferase, whose amino-acid sequence MARVTTVSLKEKKRRGEKITMLTAYDYPTAKMVDEAGIDTILVGDSLGQVVLGYENTLFVTMDEMIHHTRAVSRAVKNALVIGDMPFLSYHISIEESLRNAGRFIQEGGAQAVKLEGGQERVETIKALIAAGIPVVGHIGLTPQAVHQFGGFKVQGKDLETARKLIADAKALEEAGVFALVLECVPAPLGKKITEEISIPTIGIGAGPDCDGQVLVIHDLLGLYGGHVARFVKQYAQLNGLILNALRQYKTEVENGTFPDPEHSYGLKDDTLSKLY is encoded by the coding sequence ATGGCACGTGTGACTACGGTATCCCTGAAAGAGAAAAAGAGACGGGGCGAAAAAATCACCATGCTCACGGCCTACGATTATCCGACGGCCAAAATGGTTGATGAAGCGGGAATTGACACCATTCTGGTCGGGGATTCTCTGGGGCAGGTGGTGCTGGGGTATGAAAACACCCTGTTCGTAACGATGGACGAGATGATCCACCACACCCGAGCGGTTAGCCGGGCAGTGAAAAACGCGCTAGTGATCGGAGATATGCCTTTCTTATCCTACCACATCTCGATCGAGGAGAGCCTGCGCAATGCGGGGCGGTTCATCCAGGAAGGTGGCGCGCAGGCAGTTAAGCTTGAAGGCGGTCAGGAGCGAGTTGAGACGATCAAGGCCCTGATCGCGGCAGGGATACCGGTGGTCGGGCATATTGGCCTGACCCCACAAGCGGTACATCAGTTCGGTGGCTTTAAGGTTCAAGGGAAGGACCTGGAGACTGCGCGGAAATTGATCGCGGATGCCAAAGCTCTGGAAGAGGCGGGTGTGTTTGCCCTGGTCCTGGAATGTGTCCCGGCTCCGCTGGGTAAGAAAATTACTGAAGAAATAAGTATCCCGACAATCGGGATCGGGGCTGGACCTGATTGTGATGGTCAAGTGCTGGTAATTCACGACCTGCTTGGTCTGTATGGCGGACACGTCGCCAGATTTGTCAAACAGTATGCTCAGTTAAACGGGTTGATTTTGAATGCCCTGCGGCAGTACAAAACTGAGGTGGAAAACGGGACATTCCCCGACCCGGAACACTCATACGGATTGAAGGACGACACCCTGAGCAAACTGTATTAA
- the folK gene encoding 2-amino-4-hydroxy-6-hydroxymethyldihydropteridine diphosphokinase, producing MAETAFIGLGSNLGDKAAYLNSALEKLRQVPGISVIQVSSFYETPPWGYQEQDWFLNAVVEIQTELKPEELLIKLQEIETSMGRMRSIRWGPRTIDLDILLYDQLVIERQDLKIPHPGLAEREFALVPLAEIAPAFRLPDGRTVAELVEQSGICMKKIIVPKMMT from the coding sequence ATGGCCGAGACAGCATTTATTGGGTTGGGGTCTAACCTTGGGGATAAAGCGGCGTATCTCAATTCTGCCCTGGAAAAATTGCGACAGGTGCCAGGAATTTCTGTTATCCAGGTTTCATCGTTTTACGAGACACCCCCGTGGGGTTACCAGGAGCAGGATTGGTTCTTAAACGCGGTCGTCGAGATCCAGACTGAACTTAAACCTGAGGAACTGCTTATCAAGCTGCAGGAGATCGAAACTTCCATGGGGCGGATGCGCTCGATCCGCTGGGGACCGCGGACCATAGATCTGGATATCCTTCTTTACGATCAACTGGTCATTGAGCGCCAGGATCTGAAGATCCCCCATCCTGGACTGGCGGAGAGGGAGTTTGCCCTTGTTCCTCTGGCGGAGATAGCGCCAGCATTCAGACTGCCTGATGGACGAACTGTGGCTGAATTAGTGGAACAATCGGGAATTTGTATGAAAAAAATTATTGTCCCCAAAATGATGACGTGA
- a CDS encoding DUF2520 domain-containing protein produces MDKKKIAIIGAGVVGSAVGIILKDHGYPIVGVASRSPASAERLANRLHTTAYLSYARAAKLADLVFVTTTDSAIVTVVEEVAAVQAFHPGQIVVHMSGALSSAVLAPAARLGAIVLSIHPLQSFASVEQAIQNLPGSIFSIEGDPQGFTTAEELVRNLGGEFFFIDQRTKPLYHAGACVVSNYLVTLVDLGARLLESAGLPRQSAIKALLPLLEGTLRNIRNVGIPQALTGPIARGDVGTIRKHLSIMQEVEPELVDLYQRLGYHTAEVAGRKGTINREQIEELQTILSNTFTIKE; encoded by the coding sequence ATGGATAAAAAGAAGATCGCTATTATCGGCGCAGGAGTTGTCGGTTCGGCGGTTGGGATTATTCTTAAAGATCATGGTTACCCGATTGTGGGGGTGGCGAGTCGTTCCCCTGCATCTGCTGAGCGGTTAGCTAACCGTTTGCATACTACGGCTTACTTATCTTATGCTCGAGCGGCTAAACTGGCTGACCTGGTTTTTGTGACCACTACGGACAGTGCTATCGTCACGGTGGTCGAGGAGGTGGCGGCCGTTCAGGCCTTTCATCCTGGACAGATTGTCGTGCACATGAGTGGAGCGTTGAGTTCGGCGGTGTTAGCGCCGGCGGCTCGATTGGGGGCGATCGTTTTATCGATTCATCCCCTCCAATCATTCGCCAGTGTGGAACAAGCCATCCAGAATTTGCCTGGCTCCATTTTTAGTATTGAAGGAGACCCGCAGGGTTTCACCACGGCGGAGGAACTGGTTCGTAACCTGGGCGGGGAGTTTTTTTTCATCGATCAGAGGACCAAGCCTCTCTACCATGCCGGAGCATGTGTTGTATCCAACTATCTAGTCACGCTGGTTGACCTGGGAGCCAGGTTGCTCGAATCTGCCGGCCTCCCGCGGCAATCAGCTATAAAGGCTCTGCTGCCGCTGCTCGAGGGGACACTGCGCAATATCCGGAACGTAGGGATTCCCCAAGCCTTAACCGGCCCGATTGCCCGGGGAGACGTGGGTACTATTCGGAAACACCTATCAATTATGCAGGAGGTGGAGCCAGAACTCGTTGATCTGTACCAACGGTTAGGTTACCACACAGCGGAGGTAGCTGGACGTAAGGGCACGATCAACCGGGAACAAATCGAAGAACTGCAAACCATCTTATCAAACACATTCACAATTAAGGAGTGA
- the folB gene encoding dihydroneopterin aldolase: MTDRIILKGMRFFGYHGVLPVEKSNGQEFVVDAELFLPLQPAGESDNLNLTVNYAAVYQDIRALVEERRFDLIEALAEAIASRLLDVYPPVQKVVVRVKKPRVPLPGPLEYAGVEIERGRE; the protein is encoded by the coding sequence ATGACTGACCGTATTATCTTAAAGGGCATGCGTTTTTTCGGTTATCACGGGGTGTTGCCGGTGGAAAAAAGCAATGGGCAGGAGTTTGTGGTTGACGCTGAATTATTCCTGCCGCTGCAGCCGGCCGGGGAGAGCGATAATCTTAATTTAACGGTTAATTATGCAGCCGTGTACCAGGATATTCGGGCCCTGGTCGAGGAACGGCGGTTTGATTTGATCGAAGCGCTGGCTGAGGCTATTGCCAGCCGCCTGCTCGACGTATATCCCCCAGTCCAAAAAGTGGTCGTGCGGGTCAAAAAACCGCGAGTACCTCTGCCAGGCCCGCTTGAGTACGCCGGTGTGGAGATTGAGCGGGGTCGGGAGTAA